A stretch of Brassica rapa cultivar Chiifu-401-42 chromosome A08, CAAS_Brap_v3.01, whole genome shotgun sequence DNA encodes these proteins:
- the LOC103834030 gene encoding probable zinc transporter 12 isoform X2, with the protein MGKPLTVVYLVALLVLTVSAAAEEGNDSGCSAAAAVNSEKDLKYKIVAIFSTLIFGVFGVCLPIFGLDGDGFFYACVRQFGAYVMGLASVIYILPDATASLTSSCIGDFPMTGVVVARAAAILTMIESKSFASAFMNISHSENHNGDDDHVDNSASQRHTVSRQDHNKIRQKLVTQVLELGFVVHSVIIGIVLGASPNLSTIKPLIPAIAFHQLFQGISLGGCISEAKFELKKTLTMVIVFSLTAPVGIGIGIGIAEIYYKNGQTTMIVSGFLHAAAAGMLLFMAGVTGYNLKPHSTLHMLKALGFVLLVLM; encoded by the exons ATGGGCAAACCCTTGACTGTTGTCTACTTGGTTGCTCTACTTGTTCTTACTGTCTCCGCGGCGGCCGAGGAAGGAAACGACAGCGGTTGCTCCGCTGCTGCTGCTGTAAATTCAGAAAAGGATCTTAAGTATAAGATCGTGGCTATCTTCTCTACTTTGATTTTCGGAGTTTTTGGTGTTTGTTTGCCCATCTTTGGCCTGGATGGAGATGGTTTTTTCTACGCATGCGTTAGGCAATTCGGTGCCTATGTAATGGGACTCGCCTCTGTCATCTACATTCTTCCTGATGCTACAGCCAGCCTCACAAGTTCTTGCATCGGAGATTTCCCGATGACGGGAGTTGTTGTAGCCAGGGCTGCTGCCATCTTAACCATGATTGAATCCAAGTCCTTCGCTTCAGCTTTTATGAATATATCTCACTCGGAAAATCACAACGGTGATGATGATCATGTTGATAATAGTGCTTCACAAAGACACACTGTTTCCCGACAAGATCACAATAAGATTAGACAGAAGCTCGTAACTCAG GTCttggaattagggtttgtgGTTCACTCAGTGATTATTGGAATAGTTTTAGGAGCATCTCCAAATCTTAGCACAATTAAGCCTCTTATACCTGCAATTGCCTTCCATCAGTTGTTCCAAGGAATTAGTCTTGGAGGTTGCATCTCCGAG GCAAAGTTTGAATTGAAGAAAACTTTAACTATGGTGATAGTCTTTTCTCTCACAGCACCTGTAGGAATCGGGATTGGTATTGGAATCGCCGAGATTTACTACAAGAATGGCCAGACCACGATGATAGTGTCCGGTTTCTTACACGCTGCAGCCGCCGGAATGTTGTTGTTCATGGCTGGGGTTACTGGTTACAACCTCAAACCTCATAGTACTCTTCACATGTTAAAAGCTTTAGGTTTTGTCCTCCTCGTGTTGATGTAG
- the LOC103834031 gene encoding homeobox-leucine zipper protein HDG4, translating to MYEDHQVAKSGKEGGHMVTNYSDNIFGSASSSPTGTVQNPDFKLSTFLNPNFSYVIPKEEYGMMSMTENGSAWSGNNPVEDSAIEQQLPPVKKKRLHRHSTHQIQEMEAFFKVNPHPNDDDKTRLSEELGLTPLQVKFWFQNRRNQIKIEQDRSDNKMLKAENETLKTENRKLQFDLQRLSCSSCGGSRDKLHLENYRLRQELDRLHSIASLMNPCLPPPETACLFPDMKDNITNNLLIAKEDKAVAMDLAVSCVQELAKMCATNEPLWNKKGSDNEIISLNEDVYKKMFQWPSVDDNHFRREASRANTVVIMNSITLVNAFLDADKWSEMFCSIVSRAKTIQIISSGVSGASGSLLLMYAELQVPSPLVPTREIYFLRYVKQNAEAGKWMIVDFPVDGLIKPASGITTTDQYRRMPSGFIIQDMSNGYSQITWVEHVEVEEKHVHHEMVREYVESGAAFGAERWLAVLRRQCERMPSLMATNITDLGVIPSVEAKRKLMKLSQSMVRTYCLTISNSYGQALSESPKETVRITTRKVCGGVVLCGVSTTLLPYSHHQVFDFLRHDHGRSQMEEMFNENPFQEVAHIENGSHPGNCISLLHFHGASSSNNVEWMLQETCTDNSGSLVVYSTVHANAVQLAMSGEDPSRIPLLPLGFSVVPVNQPHVVEGISVNLDSCLLTVAIQVLVSNATTATLNLSTTVINNRICSTVYRISSALGSPLLPEIPSSFKQEISN from the exons atgtacgaAGATCATCAAGTGGCGAAATCAGGCAAAGAAGGAGGACACATGGTTACTAATTACTCCGACAACATTTTCGGTTCGGCGTCTTCATCTCCGACAGGAACAGTCCAAAACCCTGATTTCAAACTTAGCACCTTCCTAAACCCTAACTTCTCCTACGTTATCCCG AAGGAAGAGTATGGGATGATGAGCATGACTGAAAACGGGTCAGCTTGGTCGGGTAATAACCCGGTTGAGGATAGCGCAATCGAACAACAGCTTCCTCCGGTTAAGAAGAAACGCTTACACAGACACAGTACTCATCAGATTCAAGAAATGGAAGC ATTCTTCAAAGTAAATCCTCATCCGAATGACGATGACAAAACCAGATTAAGTGAAGAACTTGGTCTCACGCCTCTACAAGTCAAGTTTTGGTTTCAAAATCGACGTAACCAAATAAAg ATAGAACAAGACAGAAGCGATAATAAGATGCTAAAAGCAGAGAACGAGACTCTTAAGACAGAGAACCGGAAGCTTCAGTTCGATCTACAACGCCTCTCCTGCTCATCTTGTGGCGGCTCTAGAGACAAACTCCACCTCGAAAACTATCGCCTCCGCCAAGAG CTTGATCGATTACACAGCATTGCCTCATTGATGAATCCTTGTCTTCCTCCACCAGAAACAGCCTGTCTTTTTCCAGACATGAAGGATAACATAACCAACAACTTGTTAATTGCGAAAGAAGATAAGGCGGTTGCAATGGATCTTGCGGTTTCTTGCGTTCAAGAGTTAGCGAAGATGTGTGCCACAAATGAGCCGCTGTGGAACAAGAAGGGGTCAGACAACGAGATAATCTCTCTTAATGAGGACGTGTACAAGAAGATGTTCCAATGGCCTTCAGTGGATGATAATCATTTTCGCAGAGAAGCTTCAAGAGCTAACACAGTCGTCATCATGAACAGTATAACTCTTGTCAACGCATTTCTTGATGCT GATAAATGGTCGGAGATGTTTTGCTCGATAGTGTCAAGAGCCAAAACAATTCAGATCATTTCTTCGGGAGTTTCTGGAGCAAGTGGGTCTCTTCTTCTG atgtatgcagagttACAAGTGCCATCTCCATTAGTACCAACAAGAGAAATTTACTTTCTACGGTATGTGAAGCAAAACGCAGAAGCTGGAAAATGGATGATTGTAGATTTCCCGGTTGACGGTTTGATCAAACCGGCTTCGGGTATTACTACTACTGATCAGTACCGGAGAATGCCTTCTGGTTTCATCATTCAGGACATGTCTAACGGATACTCTCAGATCACGTGGGTTGAGCACGTGGAAGTGGAGGAGAAGCACGTGCACCACGAGATGGTTAGAGAGTATGTAGAGAGCGGTGCAGCCTTTGGTGCTGAAAGATGGCTAGCTGTGTTGCGGAGACAGTGTGAGAGGATGCCTAGTCTCATGGCTACAAACATCACTGACCTTGGAG TGATACCGTCTGTAGAAGCAAAGAGGAAGTTGATGAAGCTGTCACAGAGTATGGTGAGAACTTACTGTCTGACCATAAGCAATTCGTACGGACAAGCACTGTCTGAATCACCAAAAGAGACGGTGAGAATCACAACCAGGAAAGTTTGTGGTGGTGTTGTTCTATGTGGCGTCTCCACCACGTTGCTTCCTTATTCTCATCATCAAGTCTTTGATTTTCTGCGCCACGATCATGGTCGCTCTCAG ATGGAGGAGATGTTCAATGAGAACCCGTTTCAAGAAGTAGCTCATATCGAAAATGGATCACATCCTGGAAACTGCATTTCGCTTCTTCACTTCCat GGGGCTAGTAGTTCAAATAATGTAGAGTGGATGCTTCAAGAAACATGCACTGATAACTCCGGCAGTCTCGTGGTTTACTCCACCGTCCACGCCAACGCTGTTCAGCTCGCTATGAGCGGCGAGGATCCTTCTAGAATTCCTCTTTTGCCCTTAGGGTTCTCTGTTGTTCCTGTGAATCAACCCCATGTCGTTGAGGGCATTTCCGTCAATTTGGATTCGTGTTTGCTCACCGTTGCGATACAGGTCTTGGTGAGCAACGCCACCACAGCAACACTCAACCTTTCCACTACAGTTATCAACAACCGTATTTGCTCAACTGTCTACCGTATCTCCTCCGCTCTCGGAAGTCCTCTGCTGCCGGAGATTCCGTCGAGCTTTAAACAAGAAATAAGCAACTAA
- the LOC103834032 gene encoding transcription factor MYB39-like, producing MGRSPCCDQDKDVKKGPWMPEEDDKLRAYINKKGYGNWRSLPKLAGLNRCGKSCRLRWMNYLRPDIRRGEFSDEEESNIVRLHALLGNKWSKIASHLPGRTDNEIKNYWNTHMRKKMLQMRIDPTTHEPRTNDLTPILDVSQMLAAAFSNGQFGNSNLFNNNTALENHLKLQLIHKMLQMITPKAVPNINSFCTNSLIPKHEPVVNDFNTNSVNPKPEPGAGQLNAIGGQQVFINKSDNEDFMPSFGHDWDGFEDNQLPGLVTVSQENLKSAKPGTNTTTEVNYKTGPDMMPGYCGDQLREIPSTGLISVSPETSGLKYRGTTQHSSASDVLEDWEKFLDDETSDSCWKSFLDLTSPTSSPCPL from the exons atggGAAGATCACCGTGTTGCGATCAAGACAAAGACGTGAAGAAAGGACCGTGGATGCCCGAAGAAGATGATAAGCTCAGGGCTTATATAAATAAGAAGGGTTATGGGAATTGGCGGTCGCTTCCAAAGCTCGCTGGACTTAACCGCTGCGGTAAGAGCTGTCGTCTCCGGTGGATGAATTATCTCCGGCCTGATATCCGGCGAGGCGAGTTCTCCGACGAAGAAGAGAGTAATATCGTTAGACTCCATGCCCTTCTTGGCAACAA ATGGTCGAAGATTGCGAGTCATCTACCAGGAAGAACAGATAACGAAATAAAAAACTATTGGAACACTCATATGAGGAAGAAGATGTTGCAAATGAGGATTGATCCAACCACGCACGAGCCAAGAACCAACGATCTTACCCCTATACTCGACGTTTCTCAAATGCTTGCGGCGGCTTTTAGTAATGGGCAATTTGGTAACAGTAACCTCTTCAACAACAACACTGCTTTGGAAAATCATCTCAAACTCCAATTAATCCATAAAATGCTTCAAATGATAACCCCCAAAGCCGTACCAAACATCAATAGCTTCTGTACCAACTCATTGATTCCTAAACATGAGCCTGTAGTCAATGATTTCAATACAAATTCAGTGAATCCTAAACCGGAGCCGGGGGCTGGACAACTGAATGCTATTGGTGGTCAACAGGTTTTCATAAACAAAAGTGACAATGAAGATTTCATGCCATCTTTTGGACATGACTGGGATGGTTTTGAAGATAACCAGCTTCCTGGTTTGGTTACGGTTTCTCAGGAGAATCTGAAATCAGCTAAACCAGGTACCAATACTACCACTGAGGTAAATTATAAAACCGGACCCGACATGATGCCGGGTTATTGTGGTGATCAATTACGTGAAATCCCATCTACTGGTTTGATATCGGTTTCTCCTGAAACATCCGGTTTAAAATATCGTGGTACGACTCAACACTCATCAGCTTCAGATGTCCTAGAGGACTGGGAGAAGTTCCTTGATGATGAAACAAGTGACTCTTGCTGGAAAAGTTTCTTAGA CTTAACGTCGCCCACATCGTCACCCTGCCCGTTGTAG
- the LOC103834030 gene encoding probable zinc transporter 12 isoform X1: protein MGKPLTVVYLVALLVLTVSAAAEEGNDSGCSAAAAVNSEKDLKYKIVAIFSTLIFGVFGVCLPIFGLDGDGFFYACVRQFGAYVMGLASVIYILPDATASLTSSCIGDFPMTGVVVARAAAILTMIESKSFASAFMNISHSENHNGDDDHVDNSASQRHTVSRQDHNKIRQKLVTQVLELGFVVHSVIIGIVLGASPNLSTIKPLIPAIAFHQLFQGISLGGCISEVILLCFNLSNVIMMFLYLFFFCLCVQAKFELKKTLTMVIVFSLTAPVGIGIGIGIAEIYYKNGQTTMIVSGFLHAAAAGMLLFMAGVTGYNLKPHSTLHMLKALGFVLLVLM, encoded by the exons ATGGGCAAACCCTTGACTGTTGTCTACTTGGTTGCTCTACTTGTTCTTACTGTCTCCGCGGCGGCCGAGGAAGGAAACGACAGCGGTTGCTCCGCTGCTGCTGCTGTAAATTCAGAAAAGGATCTTAAGTATAAGATCGTGGCTATCTTCTCTACTTTGATTTTCGGAGTTTTTGGTGTTTGTTTGCCCATCTTTGGCCTGGATGGAGATGGTTTTTTCTACGCATGCGTTAGGCAATTCGGTGCCTATGTAATGGGACTCGCCTCTGTCATCTACATTCTTCCTGATGCTACAGCCAGCCTCACAAGTTCTTGCATCGGAGATTTCCCGATGACGGGAGTTGTTGTAGCCAGGGCTGCTGCCATCTTAACCATGATTGAATCCAAGTCCTTCGCTTCAGCTTTTATGAATATATCTCACTCGGAAAATCACAACGGTGATGATGATCATGTTGATAATAGTGCTTCACAAAGACACACTGTTTCCCGACAAGATCACAATAAGATTAGACAGAAGCTCGTAACTCAG GTCttggaattagggtttgtgGTTCACTCAGTGATTATTGGAATAGTTTTAGGAGCATCTCCAAATCTTAGCACAATTAAGCCTCTTATACCTGCAATTGCCTTCCATCAGTTGTTCCAAGGAATTAGTCTTGGAGGTTGCATCTCCGAGGTAATCTTACTTTGTTTTAATCTCTCCAATGTGATAATGATGTTCTTatacctttttttcttttgtttgtgtgtGCAGGCAAAGTTTGAATTGAAGAAAACTTTAACTATGGTGATAGTCTTTTCTCTCACAGCACCTGTAGGAATCGGGATTGGTATTGGAATCGCCGAGATTTACTACAAGAATGGCCAGACCACGATGATAGTGTCCGGTTTCTTACACGCTGCAGCCGCCGGAATGTTGTTGTTCATGGCTGGGGTTACTGGTTACAACCTCAAACCTCATAGTACTCTTCACATGTTAAAAGCTTTAGGTTTTGTCCTCCTCGTGTTGATGTAG